The Ramlibacter sp. PS4R-6 nucleotide sequence CGACCCTGGATGCCGAAGCGCCGGCTGGGGCCGCCACGGCCCCCGCCCCGGCCGCCGAAAGTGCAGCCGGCGGCCCGCAGGCCGCCAACGAAGCCGACGCCCTGTCCAACGCCCAGGCGCAGGTGGCCGAACTCCAGGCCCAGAACAAGGACCTCGCCGAGAAGTACCTGCGCGCGCAGGCCGACATGCAGAACACCCGCCGCCGCGCCGACGAGGAGATGTCCAAGGCGCGCAAGTTCGCGGTGGAAAGCTTCGCCGAGGCGATGCTGCCCGTGGTGGACAGCCTCGAGGCCGGCCTGGCCCACGAAGGCGGCACGCCGGAGCAGATCCGCGAAGGCGCCGAGATCACCCTGCGCCAGCTGAAGGGCGCCCTGGAGCGCAACAAGGTCGTGGTGATCGACCCGCAGCCGGGCACCAAGTTCGACCCGCACCAGCACCAGGCGATCTCGGTGGTCCCAGGAACTTCACAGGAACCCAACACCGTCGTCGGCGTGCTGCAGAAGGGCTACCTGATCGCCGACCGCGTGCTGCGCCCCGCCCTCGTGACGGTGGCGGCGCCGAAATAGCTAGCCCGAACCGATAGTGCGAACGGGCGCTTGAAATCGACACAGCTTATCCACAAGTAACGAACAATCGGATGTGATGGCCCTGAAGGGCCGGCAAAGACAGGAGAAAAGACATGGGACGCATCATCGGCATCGACCTCGGCACCACGAACTCGTGCGTGGCCATCATGGAGGGCAACACGCCCAAGGTCATCGAGAACAGCGAAGGCGCGCGCACCACGCCGTCGATCGTGGCCTACCAGGAGGACGGCGAGATCCTCGTCGGCGCCTCGGCCAAGCGCCAGGCGGTGACCAACGCCAAGAACACCCTTTACGCGGTCAAGCGCCTGATTGGCCGCAAGTTCGAGGAAAAGGAAGTCCAGAAGGACATCCACCTCATGCCCTACGCGATCGTGAAGGCCGACAACGGCGACGCGTGGGTGGAAGTTCGCGGCAAGAAGCTCGCGCCCCCGCAGATCAGCGCGGAAGTGCTGCGCAAGATGAAGAAGACGGCCGAGGACTACCTGGGCGAGCCGGTGACGGAAGCCGTCATCACGGTGCCCGCGTACTTCAACGACTCGCAGCGCCAGGCCACCAAGGACGCCGGCCGCATCGCGGGCCTGGACGTCAAGCGCATCATCAACGAGCCCACCGCCGCGGCGCTGGCCTTCGGCCTGGACAAGCAGGAAAAGGGCGACCGCAAGATCGCCGTGTACGACCTGGGCGGCGGCACGTTCGACATCTCGATCATCGAGATCGCGGACGTCGACGGCGAGAAGCAGTTCGAGGTGCTCTCCACGAACGGCGACACGTTCCTGGGCGGCGAGGACTTCGACCAGCGCATCATCGATTACATCATCGGCGAGTTCAAGAAGGACCAGGGCGTCGACCTGTCGAAGGACGTGCTGGCCCTGCAGCGCCTGAAGGAAGCCGCCGAGAAGGCCAAGATCGAGCTGTCGAGCAACTCGCAGACCGACATCAACCTGCCCTACATCACGGCCGACGCCAACGGCCCGCGCCACCTGAACATCAAGCTCACGCGCGCCAAGCTCGAAGCGCTGGTCGACGAGCTGGTCGAGCGCACGATGGAGCCGTGCCGCATCGCGCTGAAGGATGCGGGCGTGTCCATCGGCGACATCCACGACGTGATCCTCGTGGGCGGCCAGACGCGCATGCCCAAGGTGCAGGAAAAGGTCAAGGAGCTCTTCGGCAAGGAGCCGCGCAAGGACGTGAACCCCGATGAAGCCGTCGCCGTGGGCGCGGCCATCCAGGGCCAGGTGCTGGGCGGCGACCGCAAGGACGTGCTGCTGCTGGACGTGACGCCGCTGTCGCTGGGCATCGAGACGCTGGGTGGCGTCATGACGAAGATGATCCAGAAGAACACGACCATCCCGACGAAGTTCTCGCAGACCTTCTCGACCGCCGACGACAACCAGCCGGCCGTGACGATCAAGGTCTACCAGGGCGAGCGCGAGATGGCGCAGGGCAACAAGGGCCTGGGCGAGTTCAACCTGGAAGGCATCCCGCCGGCGCCGCGCGGCCTGCCGCAGATCGAGGTGACGTTCGACATCGACGCGAACGGCATCCTGCACGTGTCGGCCAAGGACAAGGGCACGGGCAAGGAGAACAAGATCACCATCAAGGCGAACTCGGGCCTGAGCGAGGCCGAGATCCAGAAGATGGTGAAGGACGCCGAGCTGAACGCCGAAGAGGACAAGAAGAAGCTCGAGGTGGTGCAGGCCCGCAACCAGGGCGAAGCGCTGGTGCACTCGGTGCGCAAGAGCCTCACGGAATTCGGCGACAAGCTCGATGCCGGCGAGAAGGAAAAGATCGAGGCGGCCATCAAGGACCTGGACGGCGTGCTGAAGGAAGGCGACAAGGACACCATCGAGGCGAAGACCAACGCCCTGATGACGGCCAGCCAGAAACTGGGCGAGAAGATGTACGCCAACATGCAGGGCGAGCAGGCCGCTCAGGCCGCAGCGGGCGCGCAAGGCGCTGCACCGGGCGGCGAGCAGAAGCCCGCCGACGACAACGTCGTCGACGCCGAAGTGAAAGAAGTGAAGAAGGGTTGAGAGAGCGTCTCACCTCCTGAGCGACCCGCCGCGTCCATCGCGGCGTTGTCGCTTGTGAACCACCCCGAACGATGGCCACCAAAAGAGACTACTACGAGGTTCTCGGCGTCCCGAAGAACGCTTCGGACGACGAGATCAAGAAGGCTTATCGCAAGCTCGCGATGAAGTTCCACCCCGACCGCAACGAGGGTGACAAGAACGCCGAAGGCAAGTTCAAGGAGGCGAAGGAAGCCTACGAAATGCTGTCCAACGCCGAGAAGCGTTCGGCGTACGACCAGTTCGGCCACGCGGGCGTGGACCCCAACATGCGCGGCGGCTTCGGCGGGCCCGGCCAGGAAGGCTTCGGCGGCTTCGCGGAAGCGTTCGGCGACATCTTCGGCGACATCTTCGGCCAGGGCCGGCCCGGCCAGCGCGGCGGCCGGCAGGTGTACCGCGGCGCGGACCTTTCCTATGCGATGGAGATCACGCTGGAGGAAGCGGCCGCCGGCAAGGAGGCGCAGATCCGCATTCCTTCGTGGGAATCGTGCGAAACCTGCCACGGTTCCGGCGCCAAGCCCGGCACGCAGGCCAAGCAATGCACCACCTGCCAAGGCGCGGGCGTGGTGCAGATGCGCCAGGGCTTCTTCAGCGTGCAGCAGACGTGCCCGCATTGCCGCGGCACGGGCAAGATCATCCCGGAGCCCTGCCCCACCTGCCATGGCCAGGGCCGCGTGAAGAAGCAGAAGACGCTGGAGGTGAAGATCCCCGCCGGCATCGACGACGGCATGCGCATCCGCAGCGCCGGCAACGGCGAGCCGGGCACCAACGGCGGGCCGCCGGGCGACCTGTACATCGAGATCCGCCTGAAGAAGCACGACATCTTCCAGCGGGACGGCGACGACCTGCACTGCGTGGTGCCAATTTCGGTCGCGCGCGCGGCTCTAGGCGGCGAGATCGACGTGCCGACGCTCGCCGGGAAGGCCGCGATCGACATCCCTGAAGGCACCCAGGCCGGCAAGCAGTTCCGGCTGCGCGGCAAGGGCATCAAGGGGGTGCGTTCCAGCTACCCCGGCGACCTGTATTGCCACGTCGCGGTGGAAACGCCCGTGCGCCTGACCGAGCACCAGCGCAAGCTGCTCAAGGAGCTGGACGAATCCCTGAAGAAGGGCGGCGCCAAGCATTCGCCGACCGAGGAATCCTGGGCGGATCGCCTGAAGAACTTCTTCAGCGCCTGACGCTTCACAGCGCCTGAAAGCAGGCGTAGGATGGGTTGGCCTAGCTCACCAGCGAGGCCGACATGGCCGAACGACGACCGCCCGCGTTCCGCAACCTGCTCGCCTACCAGGTCTCGAGCACGGCGGACGCCTTGCGCCGCAGCGCCGCGATGCGCATGCGCCGCGAACACGACGTGAGCCTCGCGCAGGTTCGCACCCTCGCCCTCATCGACCACCTGCAGCCCGTGCGCCTGCGCGACGTCGCCGCCGATGCCGGCGCCGACAAGGCGCAGATCAGCCGCGTCGTCTCCAGCCTCGTGAGCCGCGGCTACGTCACGCGGCGCGCGCTCGTCGGCGATGCGCGTTCCGCGCACCTGGAGCTCACGCAAGCCGGCCGCGACAAGGTGGCCGGGCTCTTCCGCACGCTGCAGGACCGCGACCGCCTGCTGAAGGCGGGTTTCCAGCCGGCGGAGATCGAGCAACTGCTGTCGCTGCTGGCGCGCGTGCGCAAGGTGGCGGACCAGCTGTCGCTCGACGAGGAGCGCCTGGCCAACGGAAACAGCAGCGCCAAGGCGGCCTAGAACAACTGCGCCTGCCCGGCCGGCGACGGGCGCCGGAATTGCTTCGTGTCCAGCGCGATGCGCTCGCGGTTGAAGCCGATGCGGCGCACGGCTTTCTCGAAGCGCTGCGCGATCAGCTCGGCCCAGGGGCCGCTGCCCTTCATGCGCGTGGCGAAATCGGCGTCGTAGTCCTTGCCGCCGCGCATGTCGTGGATGCGCGCCATGATGCGCGCCGCGCGCTGCGGGTAGTGCAGCTCCAGCCACTGCTTGAACAGGGGGCTGACTTCCCAGGGCAGCCGGATCACGTGGTAGAAGGCGCTGCGCGCGCCCGCCTCCCACGCAGCTTCGAGCACCTGCTCCATGTCGTCGGTGAGGAAAGGGATCTGCGGCGCGAGGCTCACCGCCGTGGGCACGCCGTGCTCCGCCATCGTCTTCAGGATGCGCAGCCGTCGGTGCGGGGCGGCCGCCCGCGGCTCCAGCCTGCGCGTCACTTCCGCATCGAGCGTGGTGATGGTGACGCTGACCGACGCGAGCCCCTTCGCCGCCATCGGCGCGATGAGGTCCAGGTCACGCTCGACGCCGCTCGACTTCGTCACCAGGCCGAAGGGGTGGTTCGTCTCGTGCATCAGCTCGATCACCGACCGCGTGAGGCGCAGCTCGCGCTCGATGGGCTGGTAGCAGTCGGTGGCCGTGCCGATCGCGATCAGCTTCGGTTCGTAGCTGCGGCGCGAGAGCTCGGCGCGCAGCAGCGGCGCGATGTTGCGCTTGGCGATGATCTTCGTCTCGAAGTCCAGGCCGGGCGAGAGGTTCAGGTAACTGTGGGTGGGGCGCGCGTAGCAATAGATGCAGCCGTGCTCGCAGCCGCGGTACGGGTTGATCGAGCGGTCGAAGTAGACGTCGGGCGAGTCGTTGTGCGTGATGATGCTGCGCGCGTCTTCCCACGTGACTTCGGTTTGCGGCACCTCGCGCTCCTCGACACCCAGCTGCAGCGTCGACCAGCCGTCGTCGAAATCGCCACGCGCGTCGCGCTCGAAACGGTGCGGGTGACGCGTGGCCGTGCCGCGCCCCTTGATCGCGCTGACCGGCACCCGTGCTTCTTCCATGGCTGATACTGTACGTCCATACAGTCATGGGCGCAAGCTAGGCAATTTGCTTAATGGCGGTCTGCGTTTTCCCTAGCGGCGCGCAAGGGCCGGATGGTCTGATGGCGTCCATGAAGCCGCACATCCTCGTCGTCGACGACACGCCCGACAACCTCTTCCTCATGCAGTCGCTGCTGGAAGACAAGTACGACGTGCGCACGGCCGCGAGCGGGCCCGAGGCCCTGGAGCTCGTGCGAACGAATGCGCCCGACCTCATCCTGCTCGACATCATGATGCCCGGCATGGACGGCCACGAGGTGCTGCGCCGCCTGCGCCTGAACGCGAAGACCGCGGCCATCCCCGTGATCTTCCTGACCTCGCTCAACAGCGTGGAGGAGGAGCAGACGGGGTTCGACCTGGGCGCGGCCGACTACATCGCCAAGCCGATCAGCCCGCCCATCGTGCTCGCGCGCGTGCATGCGCACCTGGAGCGCAGCGGCAACGCGCGCCGGCTGCAGGCGCTGTCGGACAAGCTCTCGCGCTACCTCGCGCCGCAAGTGGTGCAGTCGCTGTTCGACGGCTCGCGCGACGCCGAGATCCGCACGCAGCGCAAGAAGCTCACCGTCTTCTTCTCCGACATCAAGGACTTCACCGCGTCCACCGCCAAGTGGCAGCCCGAGGAGATCCGCTTCCTCCTGAACAGCTATTTCTCCGAGATGTCGCGCATCGCCTACGACCACGGCGGCACCATCGACAAGTTCATCGGCGACGCGATGATGGTCTTCTTCGGCGACCCGGAGACGCGCGGCGTCAAGGAAGACGCCCTGGCCTGCGTGCGCATGGCGCTCGCGATGCAGCGGCGCATGGCCGAACTGCAGGTGCTGTGGCGCGAGCTCGGCTCGGACAAGAGCTTCGAAGTGCGCATGGGCATCAACACGGGCTACTGCGACGTGGGCAACTTCGGCAGCGACCTGCGCATGGACTACACCATCATCGGCGCCGAGGTGAACCTGGCCGCGCGCCTGCAGCAGGCCGCCGACCCGGGCGGCATCCTGATGTCGCGCGAGACGCAGTCGCTGGTGCGCGACGAGATCCTGTCCGTCGAGCAGCAGCCGCTCATCGCCAAGGGCTTCCCCGAACCGGTCAAGGCCTACCTGGTGGAAGCGGACGCGATGGCCAGCTCGCGCAAGGTGTTCCAGTGGGAGCGGCTGGGCATGCGCGTGCTGGTCGACCTGGACCGCCTGCCCGAAGCCGAACGCGCCGCCGCCGCGCGCGAGCTGCGCCAGATGGCGGATCAGCTGCACTGACCGCCCGGGCTTCGCCTTTGGCGCACACTACGCGCCATGGACACACTGCTGCTGTCGCGACTCCAGTTCGCGGCGAACATCAGCTTTCACATCCTCTTCCCGACCATCAACATCGCCCTGTGCTGGTTCCTGCTGTACTTCCGGCTGCGGCGCAGCGGCGCGAAGGACGAACGCGAGTCGCGCGAGTGGGAAGAGGCCTATTACCTCTGGACCAAGATCTTCGCGCTGACGTTCGGCCTGGGCGTCGTCACCGGCATCACCATGAGCTTCCAGTTCGGCACGAACTGGCCGGGGTTCATGCAGAAGGCCGGCAACATCGCGGGGCCGCTGCTCGGGTATGAGGTCCTGACGGCCTTCTTCCTCGAGGCCACGTTCCTGGGGATCATGCTGTTCGGGCGCAACCGCGTGTCCGAGCGCATGCACCTCTTTGCGACGCTGATGGTCGCCGCGGGCACGACGCTGTCGGCGTTCTGGATCCTGAGCCTGAACTCGTGGATGCAGACGCCCACCGGCTACGAGATCATCGACGGGCAGTTCCACGCGACGAGCTGGCTGGAGGTGATCTTCAACCCCTCGTTCCCCTACCGGCTCGTGCACAAGCTGCTCGCTTCGACGCTGACCGCCTCCTTCCTCATCGCGGGGCTGTCGGCGTACCAGCTGCTGCGCGGCACCGCCAACGGCGGCACGCGCCGTGCAATGCGCGCCGGGGTCATGGCCGCGGCGATCGCCATCCCGCTGCAGATCGTCGCCGGCGACATGCACGGCCTGAACACGCTGCAGCACCAGCCCGCCAAGATCGCGGCCATCGAAGGCATCTGGCACACGGAGAAGAGCGCGCCGCTCACCCTCTTCGGCTGGCCGAACGAGAAGGAGAAGCGAACGGATTTCGCGATCCAGGTGCCCAAGCTCGCCAGCCTGATCCTCGCGCACGACATGGACGCCGAGCTCAAGGGGCTCGACCAGTTCCCCAACGCGCACCCGCCCGTCGCGCCGGTGTTCTGGAGCTTCCGCGTGATGGTCGGCGTGGGCGTGCTGATGCTGCTGGTGTCGTGGTGGTGCGCGTGGCGGCTGTGGCGCGGCGATCTCTCGAAGCTGCAGTTGCGCGTGCTGGCCGGCATGACCTTCGCGGGCTGGGTGTCGACGCTGGCGGGCTGGTACGTCACCGAAGTCGGGCGCCAGCCCTTCCTGGTGTACGGCCTGCTGCGCACGGCGGACCTGGTCGGCGACCACGCCGCGGGCACCGTGCTCGCGACGCTCCTCGCGTACCTG carries:
- the grpE gene encoding nucleotide exchange factor GrpE, encoding MNEPDRIEPTLDAEAPAGAATAPAPAAESAAGGPQAANEADALSNAQAQVAELQAQNKDLAEKYLRAQADMQNTRRRADEEMSKARKFAVESFAEAMLPVVDSLEAGLAHEGGTPEQIREGAEITLRQLKGALERNKVVVIDPQPGTKFDPHQHQAISVVPGTSQEPNTVVGVLQKGYLIADRVLRPALVTVAAPK
- the dnaK gene encoding molecular chaperone DnaK; translated protein: MGRIIGIDLGTTNSCVAIMEGNTPKVIENSEGARTTPSIVAYQEDGEILVGASAKRQAVTNAKNTLYAVKRLIGRKFEEKEVQKDIHLMPYAIVKADNGDAWVEVRGKKLAPPQISAEVLRKMKKTAEDYLGEPVTEAVITVPAYFNDSQRQATKDAGRIAGLDVKRIINEPTAAALAFGLDKQEKGDRKIAVYDLGGGTFDISIIEIADVDGEKQFEVLSTNGDTFLGGEDFDQRIIDYIIGEFKKDQGVDLSKDVLALQRLKEAAEKAKIELSSNSQTDINLPYITADANGPRHLNIKLTRAKLEALVDELVERTMEPCRIALKDAGVSIGDIHDVILVGGQTRMPKVQEKVKELFGKEPRKDVNPDEAVAVGAAIQGQVLGGDRKDVLLLDVTPLSLGIETLGGVMTKMIQKNTTIPTKFSQTFSTADDNQPAVTIKVYQGEREMAQGNKGLGEFNLEGIPPAPRGLPQIEVTFDIDANGILHVSAKDKGTGKENKITIKANSGLSEAEIQKMVKDAELNAEEDKKKLEVVQARNQGEALVHSVRKSLTEFGDKLDAGEKEKIEAAIKDLDGVLKEGDKDTIEAKTNALMTASQKLGEKMYANMQGEQAAQAAAGAQGAAPGGEQKPADDNVVDAEVKEVKKG
- the dnaJ gene encoding molecular chaperone DnaJ encodes the protein MATKRDYYEVLGVPKNASDDEIKKAYRKLAMKFHPDRNEGDKNAEGKFKEAKEAYEMLSNAEKRSAYDQFGHAGVDPNMRGGFGGPGQEGFGGFAEAFGDIFGDIFGQGRPGQRGGRQVYRGADLSYAMEITLEEAAAGKEAQIRIPSWESCETCHGSGAKPGTQAKQCTTCQGAGVVQMRQGFFSVQQTCPHCRGTGKIIPEPCPTCHGQGRVKKQKTLEVKIPAGIDDGMRIRSAGNGEPGTNGGPPGDLYIEIRLKKHDIFQRDGDDLHCVVPISVARAALGGEIDVPTLAGKAAIDIPEGTQAGKQFRLRGKGIKGVRSSYPGDLYCHVAVETPVRLTEHQRKLLKELDESLKKGGAKHSPTEESWADRLKNFFSA
- a CDS encoding MarR family winged helix-turn-helix transcriptional regulator; amino-acid sequence: MAERRPPAFRNLLAYQVSSTADALRRSAAMRMRREHDVSLAQVRTLALIDHLQPVRLRDVAADAGADKAQISRVVSSLVSRGYVTRRALVGDARSAHLELTQAGRDKVAGLFRTLQDRDRLLKAGFQPAEIEQLLSLLARVRKVADQLSLDEERLANGNSSAKAA
- a CDS encoding PA0069 family radical SAM protein — its product is MEEARVPVSAIKGRGTATRHPHRFERDARGDFDDGWSTLQLGVEEREVPQTEVTWEDARSIITHNDSPDVYFDRSINPYRGCEHGCIYCYARPTHSYLNLSPGLDFETKIIAKRNIAPLLRAELSRRSYEPKLIAIGTATDCYQPIERELRLTRSVIELMHETNHPFGLVTKSSGVERDLDLIAPMAAKGLASVSVTITTLDAEVTRRLEPRAAAPHRRLRILKTMAEHGVPTAVSLAPQIPFLTDDMEQVLEAAWEAGARSAFYHVIRLPWEVSPLFKQWLELHYPQRAARIMARIHDMRGGKDYDADFATRMKGSGPWAELIAQRFEKAVRRIGFNRERIALDTKQFRRPSPAGQAQLF
- a CDS encoding adenylate/guanylate cyclase domain-containing protein, translated to MASMKPHILVVDDTPDNLFLMQSLLEDKYDVRTAASGPEALELVRTNAPDLILLDIMMPGMDGHEVLRRLRLNAKTAAIPVIFLTSLNSVEEEQTGFDLGAADYIAKPISPPIVLARVHAHLERSGNARRLQALSDKLSRYLAPQVVQSLFDGSRDAEIRTQRKKLTVFFSDIKDFTASTAKWQPEEIRFLLNSYFSEMSRIAYDHGGTIDKFIGDAMMVFFGDPETRGVKEDALACVRMALAMQRRMAELQVLWRELGSDKSFEVRMGINTGYCDVGNFGSDLRMDYTIIGAEVNLAARLQQAADPGGILMSRETQSLVRDEILSVEQQPLIAKGFPEPVKAYLVEADAMASSRKVFQWERLGMRVLVDLDRLPEAERAAAARELRQMADQLH
- a CDS encoding cytochrome ubiquinol oxidase subunit I; amino-acid sequence: MDTLLLSRLQFAANISFHILFPTINIALCWFLLYFRLRRSGAKDERESREWEEAYYLWTKIFALTFGLGVVTGITMSFQFGTNWPGFMQKAGNIAGPLLGYEVLTAFFLEATFLGIMLFGRNRVSERMHLFATLMVAAGTTLSAFWILSLNSWMQTPTGYEIIDGQFHATSWLEVIFNPSFPYRLVHKLLASTLTASFLIAGLSAYQLLRGTANGGTRRAMRAGVMAAAIAIPLQIVAGDMHGLNTLQHQPAKIAAIEGIWHTEKSAPLTLFGWPNEKEKRTDFAIQVPKLASLILAHDMDAELKGLDQFPNAHPPVAPVFWSFRVMVGVGVLMLLVSWWCAWRLWRGDLSKLQLRVLAGMTFAGWVSTLAGWYVTEVGRQPFLVYGLLRTADLVGDHAAGTVLATLLAYLALYAFLLVSYVLVLMHMAKHPAQPTPQTPQSPKAAEPVGGPA